In the genome of Candidatus Methylomirabilota bacterium, one region contains:
- a CDS encoding acyl carrier protein (carries the fatty acid chain in fatty acid biosynthesis) → VMALEEEFGIEIPDEDAEKITRVKEAVDYIQKHAEKAKK, encoded by the coding sequence TGGTCATGGCCCTCGAGGAGGAGTTCGGGATCGAGATCCCCGACGAGGACGCCGAGAAGATCACGCGGGTCAAGGAAGCCGTCGACTACATCCAGAAGCACGCGGAGAAGGCGAAGAAGTAG